One window of the Rubinisphaera margarita genome contains the following:
- a CDS encoding FmdB family zinc ribbon protein, with protein MPTYDYICGACSHTWELFQSIKASPVRKCPECGKMKAKRQIGTGAGVIFKGSGFYQTDYRSDSYKKGAEAAKKSESTTSDSWTKSESKAESKPSSSESSKKSD; from the coding sequence ATGCCGACTTATGACTATATCTGTGGTGCCTGCAGTCACACGTGGGAACTCTTTCAGTCCATCAAGGCCTCGCCGGTTCGCAAGTGTCCGGAATGTGGCAAAATGAAAGCCAAACGCCAGATCGGGACCGGGGCGGGTGTCATTTTCAAAGGGTCCGGCTTCTACCAGACCGATTATCGCAGCGATTCCTATAAAAAAGGAGCCGAGGCTGCCAAGAAGTCTGAATCGACGACCAGCGACTCTTGGACCAAGTCGGAGTCCAAGGCGGAATCGAAGCCGAGCAGTTCAGAAAGCTCAAAGAAGAGCGACTGA
- a CDS encoding DNA gyrase inhibitor YacG — translation MIKPLTCPVCRKSLPPQVTDKTETFPFCSERCRNVDLFRWSEGKYSIVEDLTDRPDVVEKHLEELEQAFDEDVPDEGEGW, via the coding sequence ATGATCAAACCACTCACGTGTCCGGTCTGCCGCAAATCGTTGCCTCCTCAGGTAACCGATAAGACGGAAACATTCCCGTTCTGCAGCGAACGGTGTCGCAACGTCGACCTGTTCCGCTGGTCGGAAGGAAAGTATTCGATCGTCGAAGATCTGACAGACCGGCCGGATGTGGTCGAGAAGCATCTCGAAGAACTTGAGCAGGCATTCGACGAAGACGTGCCCGATGAGGGAGAGGGCTGGTGA
- a CDS encoding phosphorylase family protein, with protein sequence MIEPGEGRILIVCAIRLEFNRFCRLLHGCRRDRDGDLIWASGQWRGNPVVVFLTGVGAENVTSRLPQMLQRFPIRLAIVAGLCGGISDDVVKSRAYVPRLLRNLTDREAIAQPLANAVELPRCTSLVTVPQAITSVADKQKLHEESGASMVDMEAFAAARILQAGGVPWLVLKAVSDDAQTAIEPRIARLLQPDGSVKINALFWLLLTHPSLLRDLIELGKSSTGAMDALLQAVRQLLAGQVSASSG encoded by the coding sequence GTGATTGAACCGGGCGAAGGGCGAATTCTCATCGTCTGCGCCATTCGGCTGGAGTTCAATCGATTCTGCAGGCTGCTCCATGGGTGTCGCCGCGATCGGGATGGCGATCTGATCTGGGCGAGTGGTCAATGGCGAGGAAATCCGGTCGTCGTCTTCCTGACGGGCGTCGGAGCAGAGAACGTCACGTCCCGGCTCCCTCAGATGCTCCAACGATTCCCGATACGTCTGGCGATTGTCGCCGGACTTTGCGGCGGGATCTCGGACGATGTTGTCAAAAGCCGAGCTTACGTGCCGCGACTGCTGCGGAATCTCACCGATCGGGAAGCAATTGCTCAGCCGCTCGCCAATGCCGTCGAACTTCCTCGGTGCACGTCTCTGGTGACGGTCCCTCAGGCAATCACGTCGGTTGCAGACAAGCAGAAGTTGCACGAGGAGAGCGGTGCTTCCATGGTCGATATGGAAGCCTTTGCCGCGGCTCGGATTCTTCAGGCCGGAGGCGTCCCCTGGCTCGTCCTCAAGGCAGTCAGCGATGATGCTCAAACGGCGATCGAACCGCGCATCGCCCGTCTGCTGCAGCCTGATGGCAGCGTGAAAATCAACGCTCTGTTCTGGCTACTGCTGACACATCCGTCGTTGCTTCGGGATCTGATCGAGCTGGGAAAAAGCAGCACCGGAGCGATGGACGCGTTGCTGCAGGCGGTGCGTCAGCTGCTTGCCGGTCAGGTCTCCGCCTCTTCTGGCTGA
- a CDS encoding EboA domain-containing protein: MAKQVQDCLREWICSRVDEPVVSWIDETTQRISDGDLKQLYLRFGLAARKVPKLDLNPSEDELASAEAVRPGWKPGNWSLLDAVRTLFVLSIPATDEQQYVATLDRLFAAGEVHELVALYQALPLYPFPTAHVNRTGEGIRTNMRSVFCSVAHRNVYPSEQLPEGLWNQMVLKCLFVEASLFPVVGLEERNNVTLSQMLSDYAHERWAARRTVHPELWRCVDIDRYEPAAADLERVLTEGNDVEKQAAALALKDRTSPAAQKLREANPELMAKVNSSEVTWETVYHQLFD, translated from the coding sequence ATGGCAAAGCAGGTGCAGGACTGTCTACGGGAGTGGATTTGCTCACGGGTGGATGAACCGGTTGTCTCGTGGATCGATGAGACGACGCAGAGGATCTCCGATGGGGATCTGAAGCAGCTTTATCTGCGGTTCGGTCTGGCGGCTCGGAAGGTGCCGAAGCTGGACCTCAACCCGAGTGAAGATGAGCTGGCCTCGGCGGAAGCAGTCCGTCCCGGCTGGAAGCCCGGGAACTGGAGTCTGCTCGATGCGGTCCGGACTCTGTTTGTGCTTTCGATTCCCGCGACCGATGAGCAGCAGTACGTGGCGACACTTGACCGGCTGTTCGCGGCAGGGGAGGTTCATGAGCTGGTGGCACTCTATCAGGCGTTGCCCCTTTATCCCTTTCCGACTGCGCATGTGAACCGCACCGGCGAAGGAATCCGCACGAACATGCGGAGCGTGTTCTGCTCGGTCGCCCATCGCAACGTCTATCCATCGGAGCAACTTCCGGAAGGTCTCTGGAATCAGATGGTGTTGAAGTGCCTGTTCGTCGAAGCGAGTCTGTTTCCGGTCGTCGGCCTGGAGGAGCGGAACAATGTGACGCTGTCGCAGATGCTCAGCGACTATGCTCACGAACGCTGGGCCGCCCGACGAACGGTCCATCCGGAACTCTGGCGGTGTGTCGATATCGATCGCTATGAACCCGCAGCGGCGGATCTGGAACGAGTCCTGACCGAAGGCAACGACGTTGAGAAGCAAGCCGCCGCTCTGGCTCTGAAAGATCGGACGTCTCCAGCTGCTCAAAAACTTCGAGAAGCGAATCCCGAACTCATGGCGAAGGTCAACTCGAGTGAAGTGACGTGGGAAACGGTCTATCACCAGCTGTTTGACTGA
- a CDS encoding efflux RND transporter periplasmic adaptor subunit yields the protein MHNPTVAESPGTADDATNEDAKPSPPARPRKSHSGGGIASGFLSVLLVVGLLAGGLFVTYLIASMREAPKRAEPVERIQTVQTFAAETATVQELVTAFGTARAMQEVVLSAQVAGEIVETMKPLKIGQQVTAATFETGTDGVSRPSGGDLIARIDPQTYQERVEQAEDLLNENEAELARLQQEQTNLQTRLAIARKNFEAYQKEFERIQSLVQQGIASSSDLTTAELDLRRYEDARVQIETELALMPQKILQIEARQRTQRNDLDLTKLDLARTAVMSPIDGQLSDINVERGQYVRVGDPLVTVTSPQQVEIPIGVAMTDYLKLVPRIRQGDYPRAILSSRSTRDAQWIGVVTRASPVADVETRTVDVFIVVDNERYDSPLLPGTFVTVQIEGPVHRNVVPIPRDAVIDDSVLIVRDGKVQNAPIEKVTDIQSIRLVSGGLQSGDQVIMTNLDILEPGMKVRTTDQNNQTLEKELQRARVPNLRIMPSQ from the coding sequence GTGCATAATCCTACGGTCGCCGAATCTCCTGGCACCGCCGACGACGCGACGAACGAGGACGCAAAGCCGTCCCCCCCGGCTCGCCCGCGAAAGTCGCATTCGGGAGGCGGGATCGCGAGCGGCTTCCTTTCCGTGCTTCTCGTCGTCGGGCTTTTGGCAGGCGGGTTGTTCGTCACCTATCTGATCGCTTCGATGCGGGAAGCCCCCAAGCGGGCCGAGCCTGTTGAACGCATTCAGACCGTGCAGACATTCGCGGCTGAAACGGCAACGGTTCAGGAACTCGTCACGGCGTTTGGCACCGCTCGTGCCATGCAGGAAGTGGTCCTGTCGGCTCAGGTGGCGGGAGAAATCGTGGAAACGATGAAGCCGCTGAAGATCGGGCAACAGGTCACCGCAGCGACTTTTGAAACCGGCACGGACGGCGTGTCCCGTCCGTCCGGAGGCGACCTGATCGCCCGCATCGATCCCCAGACCTACCAGGAACGAGTCGAACAGGCCGAGGATCTGCTCAACGAAAACGAAGCCGAGCTCGCCCGGCTCCAGCAGGAGCAGACCAATCTGCAAACGCGTCTGGCGATCGCTCGCAAGAACTTCGAGGCCTATCAGAAAGAGTTCGAACGGATACAGTCTCTCGTCCAACAGGGCATCGCCAGTTCGAGCGACCTGACAACGGCCGAACTTGATCTCCGCCGATACGAAGATGCCAGGGTTCAGATCGAGACCGAACTCGCGCTGATGCCTCAAAAGATTCTCCAGATCGAAGCCCGCCAGCGGACCCAGCGAAACGATCTCGATCTCACCAAACTCGATCTCGCACGGACCGCTGTCATGTCGCCTATCGACGGGCAGCTGTCGGACATCAATGTTGAACGTGGTCAGTACGTCCGCGTCGGCGATCCCCTCGTGACAGTGACCAGCCCGCAGCAGGTCGAGATTCCGATCGGCGTGGCGATGACCGACTACCTGAAACTGGTGCCGCGCATTCGACAAGGAGATTATCCGCGGGCCATCCTCTCGTCTCGCAGCACACGGGATGCGCAATGGATCGGCGTGGTCACCCGCGCATCTCCTGTCGCCGATGTGGAAACGCGAACTGTCGATGTCTTCATTGTCGTCGACAACGAACGATACGATTCCCCCTTGCTGCCGGGCACATTCGTCACCGTGCAGATTGAGGGGCCCGTGCACCGCAACGTCGTGCCCATCCCGCGAGATGCGGTGATCGACGACTCCGTACTCATTGTTCGCGACGGCAAGGTACAGAACGCACCGATCGAAAAAGTCACCGACATCCAGTCGATTCGCCTGGTTTCCGGGGGACTGCAGTCGGGCGATCAGGTCATCATGACCAATCTCGACATTCTGGAGCCGGGCATGAAAGTCCGCACGACGGACCAGAACAACCAGACTCTCGAGAAAGAACTCCAACGCGCCCGCGTCCCGAACCTGCGAATTATGCCGTCGCAGTAG
- a CDS encoding TrmH family RNA methyltransferase yields MRVLRIDNLEDDRLAVYRDVRNKALPRQSGLFVAEGWRVVDRLLDSGIPVESVLISERRIDALGPLFAERATVFALAQAEAEKLVGYNFHCGVMACARRPENRSLESLTGNPGLILCCPQMTSPDNLGSLARLAAGFGAAGLLLGESSSDPWLRRVVRVSMGTIFELPIRVSPDLLRDLLVLREQNYCLLGAELTETSRPLECFGDDGWRLDMVLLLGNEAEGMPPEFLDMLDATYHIEMTNQVDSINVTHAAAVFLYEMTRKDKK; encoded by the coding sequence ATGCGTGTATTACGGATCGACAATCTGGAAGACGATCGACTGGCGGTCTATCGCGACGTGCGAAACAAGGCTTTGCCACGGCAATCGGGCTTGTTTGTCGCCGAAGGGTGGCGTGTGGTCGACCGACTGCTGGACAGCGGAATCCCCGTGGAGTCGGTCCTGATCAGCGAGCGTCGAATTGACGCACTCGGTCCATTATTCGCTGAGCGGGCGACAGTGTTCGCGCTCGCACAGGCCGAAGCCGAGAAACTGGTCGGATACAACTTTCATTGCGGAGTGATGGCCTGTGCGAGACGGCCGGAGAATCGATCTCTCGAGTCGCTGACAGGCAACCCCGGTCTTATTCTCTGTTGCCCGCAAATGACTTCCCCCGACAACTTGGGTTCGCTGGCCAGGCTGGCTGCCGGGTTCGGCGCAGCCGGTTTGCTGCTGGGAGAGAGCTCGTCCGATCCGTGGTTGCGGCGGGTGGTGCGCGTCTCGATGGGAACGATCTTCGAGCTGCCGATTCGCGTGTCGCCAGATCTTCTGCGGGACCTGCTCGTTCTCCGCGAACAGAACTACTGTCTGCTCGGGGCGGAACTGACCGAGACCTCAAGGCCACTCGAATGCTTTGGTGATGACGGCTGGCGTTTGGACATGGTTCTGCTTCTGGGAAATGAAGCGGAGGGGATGCCGCCGGAATTTCTCGACATGCTTGACGCGACCTATCACATCGAAATGACGAACCAGGTCGACTCCATCAACGTCACGCACGCGGCGGCGGTTTTTCTTTATGAGATGACCCGCAAGGACAAAAAATAG
- a CDS encoding COG1470 family protein, with amino-acid sequence MYGRFSFAIALLLGWQVADSGQQAAAQRQSDDRSQSEMRLQNNGGEDVLSVTRIVDDRIRAKDTFEYRIKVQNVSSAPVHGIVVHEKSGNGLQIKQVTGSQEGSQSARKRNQSNSQASSQNKSSQQSGSQQSGNQNQSAQNQSGNSDQNANNPSQKNLTGAEQGQAAREKQSGSQPMRAQNPSANIQSPTRYDFTIGVLEPGQSETITVAATAPKAGNVQSCLWVDFNSGSAMCSSFEVVDPELELTADLKVDRNLHYEPCQEVSGFYTCDTIELVVSTRNPGEGPTKPAKIDIQLPQGLSMSAKNQSRSQTVNVGPIESGQTVKRTMQLHVHDPQALKQDSQITVKATAGELKARTSDGLKLKVLQPQLKVAVQQPGTHYANSRAQYKIDVSNPSDAPVMDTRLIINVPSEVAEMSINNGELQEGQLIEIGCLKAGETRSYTVEMLVHNPMEGLTVQAKADGYCVKAVEKEVTTNVEGVPAIRLEAVDKVDPVPVGDETVYEVSVKNQGTAKDTNISLTGTLPRSMEFVEGRGASKVSFNNGQLNFGKIKTLAPGDQVTWYIRAKANSDDQVQFSLELTSDATSQPVREEEPTNLFSSSTRPNN; translated from the coding sequence ATGTACGGAAGATTCAGTTTCGCCATCGCGCTTCTATTGGGATGGCAGGTCGCCGATTCCGGCCAGCAGGCGGCCGCGCAACGGCAGTCGGATGATCGCAGCCAGTCCGAGATGCGACTGCAGAACAACGGTGGGGAAGACGTTCTGTCGGTAACACGCATCGTCGATGACCGCATTCGGGCCAAAGACACGTTCGAGTACCGCATCAAGGTGCAGAACGTCAGCAGTGCTCCGGTTCACGGCATCGTCGTCCACGAAAAGTCGGGCAATGGGCTGCAGATCAAACAAGTGACAGGCAGCCAGGAAGGATCCCAGTCGGCCAGGAAACGCAACCAGTCGAACAGCCAGGCCTCGTCTCAGAACAAGAGCAGCCAGCAGTCTGGCAGTCAGCAATCTGGTAATCAGAACCAGTCCGCTCAGAACCAGAGTGGCAACTCGGATCAGAACGCCAATAACCCCAGTCAGAAGAATCTGACCGGAGCCGAACAGGGCCAGGCGGCCCGCGAGAAGCAGAGCGGATCGCAACCGATGCGGGCGCAGAATCCGTCTGCCAATATTCAGTCGCCGACCCGGTACGACTTTACCATCGGTGTGCTGGAACCAGGGCAGTCGGAAACAATCACCGTCGCCGCCACCGCTCCCAAGGCCGGGAATGTGCAGTCATGCCTCTGGGTGGATTTCAATTCCGGCAGCGCCATGTGCAGCTCCTTTGAAGTGGTTGATCCTGAACTGGAGTTGACTGCCGATCTGAAGGTCGATCGTAACCTGCACTACGAGCCGTGCCAGGAAGTGAGCGGCTTCTACACCTGCGATACGATCGAACTGGTCGTTTCCACCCGGAATCCCGGCGAGGGCCCGACCAAGCCAGCTAAAATCGACATCCAGCTGCCTCAGGGCCTTTCGATGTCGGCGAAAAATCAGTCCCGCAGCCAGACTGTCAACGTCGGGCCAATTGAATCGGGGCAGACCGTGAAACGAACGATGCAGCTTCACGTTCATGATCCGCAGGCCCTGAAGCAGGACTCCCAGATCACCGTGAAAGCAACTGCTGGCGAACTGAAAGCTCGGACTTCGGACGGGCTGAAACTGAAAGTGCTCCAGCCACAGCTGAAGGTTGCTGTTCAACAGCCCGGCACCCATTACGCGAACAGCCGAGCTCAGTACAAGATCGATGTTTCCAACCCGAGTGACGCTCCGGTGATGGACACACGGTTGATCATCAACGTACCGAGTGAAGTCGCCGAGATGTCGATTAACAACGGCGAACTGCAGGAAGGTCAGCTGATCGAGATCGGCTGCCTGAAAGCAGGAGAGACTCGCAGTTACACGGTTGAAATGCTCGTGCATAATCCCATGGAAGGACTGACGGTTCAGGCCAAGGCCGATGGCTACTGCGTTAAAGCCGTCGAGAAAGAAGTCACCACGAATGTCGAGGGTGTCCCGGCCATCCGACTTGAAGCCGTCGACAAGGTCGACCCGGTTCCGGTTGGAGACGAAACCGTTTATGAAGTCAGCGTCAAAAACCAGGGGACCGCGAAGGATACCAACATCAGCCTGACCGGAACCCTGCCACGGTCAATGGAGTTTGTTGAAGGTCGTGGAGCTTCAAAAGTCTCCTTCAACAATGGTCAGCTGAACTTCGGAAAGATCAAGACGCTCGCTCCCGGCGATCAGGTGACGTGGTACATCCGAGCCAAAGCCAACTCGGATGATCAGGTGCAGTTCTCACTCGAACTGACCAGTGACGCCACCTCGCAGCCGGTCCGCGAGGAAGAGCCGACGAATCTCTTCAGCTCGTCAACCCGGCCGAACAATTAA
- a CDS encoding cytochrome c oxidase assembly factor Coa1 family protein — translation MSETSPKPRSPYFLDWAWEHKLLMTPIVLALLFSLCGGCVGLIYINLMQTIRQNPLHSKVVEIARENPQVAEELGAPIEGGFITEGVLEADDDNMNGTADCTIPIGGPQGTARLLVKATLSEGRWTINSLTASMGTSGQVITLVEEDNPVQADPPETEATPDAENVDAPAPTTAD, via the coding sequence TTGTCTGAAACTTCCCCCAAGCCGCGTTCCCCCTACTTCCTCGACTGGGCCTGGGAGCACAAGCTCCTGATGACCCCAATCGTTCTCGCTCTGCTGTTCTCCCTTTGCGGCGGCTGCGTCGGACTGATCTACATCAACCTGATGCAGACGATTCGTCAGAATCCGCTGCACAGCAAAGTTGTGGAGATTGCCCGCGAGAATCCTCAGGTCGCCGAAGAACTCGGCGCGCCAATTGAAGGCGGCTTCATCACCGAAGGGGTACTCGAAGCCGACGACGACAATATGAACGGCACGGCTGATTGCACGATTCCAATCGGCGGCCCCCAGGGAACCGCTCGGCTGCTCGTGAAAGCGACTCTGAGCGAAGGCCGATGGACGATCAATTCTCTGACGGCCAGCATGGGCACGTCCGGTCAGGTCATCACACTGGTCGAAGAAGACAACCCCGTTCAGGCCGATCCGCCGGAAACGGAGGCGACTCCTGATGCCGAAAACGTGGACGCTCCCGCACCAACGACAGCGGACTGA
- a CDS encoding secondary thiamine-phosphate synthase enzyme YjbQ, translating to MWYQTELTLPEFRRGFHLITDRVREALPQLEEVEIGLLHVHIMHTSASLTINENADPDVQTDLEMAMNKIAREDFPYVHTVEGSDDMPAHVKAALIGSSLTVPVREGKLLLGTWQGIYLCEHRNHGGKRRLILTLQGASEI from the coding sequence ATGTGGTACCAGACCGAACTGACTCTGCCCGAATTCCGCCGTGGTTTTCACCTGATCACCGATCGCGTCCGGGAAGCACTGCCGCAACTTGAGGAAGTCGAGATCGGCCTGCTTCACGTGCACATCATGCACACCTCGGCTTCGTTGACGATCAACGAGAACGCCGATCCAGATGTGCAGACCGATCTGGAAATGGCGATGAACAAGATCGCCCGGGAAGATTTTCCCTACGTCCACACGGTGGAAGGCTCGGACGACATGCCGGCTCACGTGAAAGCGGCACTGATTGGCTCCTCGCTCACCGTCCCGGTTCGGGAAGGCAAACTCCTGCTCGGCACCTGGCAAGGCATTTATCTCTGTGAGCACCGCAATCATGGCGGCAAGCGGCGACTGATTCTGACTCTGCAGGGCGCATCGGAAATCTAA